From the genome of Virgibacillus proomii, one region includes:
- a CDS encoding ImmA/IrrE family metallo-endopeptidase, translated as MIYDHHKSAFLSVDKIEQEANKFAVELLLPDKCIYEYVSTNITIEELALTYGIPKEICHLKKFYTITR; from the coding sequence CTGATATACGATCATCATAAATCAGCTTTTTTATCTGTCGACAAAATTGAACAAGAAGCAAACAAGTTTGCTGTTGAACTACTTTTACCAGATAAGTGTATTTATGAGTATGTAAGCACAAACATTACCATAGAAGAACTTGCTTTAACCTATGGAATACCTAAAGAAATTTGTCACCTTAAAAAATTTTACACAATTACTAGGTAA